One window of Oncorhynchus masou masou isolate Uvic2021 chromosome 28, UVic_Omas_1.1, whole genome shotgun sequence genomic DNA carries:
- the LOC135517937 gene encoding tissue factor pathway inhibitor-like, with translation MANPLLNIFFLGVMLPIAFSIEPFCSSKMDEGKPAEGKEDLTKLQYYYNEGAGICFPFIYKGQEGNENRFNTDRMCMEACSAKFDELYPAAGAVCDLRLDHGSCFAMLLMYYYNAVEGTCRIFHYGGCQGNGNRFETREHCQQTCMAKGARGGAAAEPGANPDESSTNAGLIVGILGGVVFTVAVISAIVLFVVQRKGTSSKDGREQELPIEMS, from the exons ATGGCAAATCCACTGTTGAATATCTTTTTCCTAGGAGTTATGCTTCCTATAGCTTTTTCCATTG AACCGTTTTGCAGTAGCAAGATGGACGAGGGAAAGCCAGCAGAGGGAAAGGAAGATCTCACTAAACTGCAGTATTACTACAATGAGGGGGCAGGCATCTGCTTTCCTTTCATCTACAAAGGACAGGAAGGGAATGAGAACCGCTTCAACACAGACAGGATGTGCATGGAGGCCTGCTCTGCCAAGTTTGACGAGCTCTACCCAGCTGCAG gtGCCGTGTGTGACCTTCGATTAGACCATGGCAGTTGCTTTGCCATGTTGTTGATGTACTACTACAACGCAGTAGAGGGAACCTGCCGTATCTTCCACTACGGGGGCTGTCAGGGCAATGGCAACCGTTTCGAGACCAGAGAGCACTGTCAACAGACATGCATGG CCAAAGGAGCCAGGGGTGGTGCTGCTGCAGAGCCTGGAGCTAACCCAGATGAGAGTTCCACTAATGCAG GACTGATCGTGGGTATTTTAGGAGGAGTTGTGTTCACCGTGGCAGTGATCTCTGCTATTGTTCTCTTTGTTGTCCAAAG GAAAGGGACATCAAGCAAAGATGGGAGAGAGCAGGAACTACCTATTGAGATGTCCTAG